The Mucilaginibacter mallensis genome has a segment encoding these proteins:
- a CDS encoding MBL fold metallo-hydrolase RNA specificity domain-containing protein, translating into MHITFHGAARNVTGSKHLVQLNDGTTVLLDCGMFQGMGDQTDELNEHFGFNPKKVGHMILSHAHIDHCGLIPRLVAEGFEGPIYCTSATMDLVRILLLDSAKIQMQDVAYSNKHRARKGLPLLEALYDEEQVMDAMRLFKIVEYHEEFEITSRIKFQFTDAGHILGSAAVHLSILENGKYTNITFSGDVGRYGDLLLKSPQTFPQADYILLESTYGDSLHKQLEPIADALLEIIKQTCLVKNGKVIIPAFSVGRTQELLYALNSLELKGILPDVPYYVDSPLSEKATEVLMNHPEVYNKAVNDVLKVDANPFAFKGLRFIESTEESIALNSDPRPCVIISSSGMAEAGRVKHHIKNNIGNQKNTILMVGYCEPNSLGGRLLYGDHEVHIFGEVYEVKAEVRSIKSMSAHGDYEDLLHFLNCQDPAKVKQLFLVHGEYEVQQHFSKTLNENGFMHVEIPYQHQRIELN; encoded by the coding sequence ATGCATATAACTTTCCATGGCGCTGCCCGTAACGTTACCGGCAGTAAACATTTAGTTCAATTAAACGACGGCACAACAGTGTTGCTGGATTGCGGCATGTTCCAGGGTATGGGTGACCAAACCGATGAGTTGAATGAGCATTTCGGTTTCAACCCTAAAAAGGTGGGCCATATGATCCTGTCGCATGCACATATTGACCATTGCGGATTGATACCGCGCCTTGTTGCCGAGGGTTTTGAGGGACCTATCTATTGCACATCGGCAACCATGGACCTGGTGCGGATACTTCTGCTGGATTCTGCCAAAATACAAATGCAGGATGTTGCTTACAGCAATAAGCACCGGGCCAGAAAAGGCCTGCCGTTATTAGAGGCCTTATATGACGAGGAGCAGGTAATGGATGCCATGCGCCTGTTTAAAATTGTTGAATACCACGAGGAATTTGAAATAACATCACGCATAAAATTTCAATTTACTGATGCCGGGCATATTTTGGGTAGTGCGGCTGTACATTTATCTATACTAGAAAATGGCAAGTATACCAATATAACTTTTAGCGGCGATGTTGGCCGCTATGGCGATCTGCTGCTGAAAAGTCCACAAACCTTTCCGCAGGCTGATTATATTTTGCTGGAATCAACCTATGGCGATTCGCTGCATAAACAATTGGAACCCATTGCCGATGCTTTACTTGAGATAATTAAACAAACCTGTCTTGTAAAAAACGGGAAGGTAATTATCCCCGCATTTAGCGTTGGGCGTACACAAGAATTGCTTTATGCCTTAAACTCGCTGGAACTAAAGGGAATTTTGCCCGATGTACCTTATTATGTTGATAGTCCGCTATCAGAAAAAGCAACCGAGGTATTAATGAACCATCCAGAGGTATATAACAAAGCCGTAAACGATGTTTTAAAGGTTGATGCAAATCCTTTTGCCTTTAAGGGCCTCCGTTTTATAGAATCGACAGAGGAATCAATTGCTTTGAACAGCGACCCGAGGCCCTGCGTGATCATCTCATCGTCGGGCATGGCAGAGGCGGGTAGGGTAAAGCATCATATAAAGAATAATATCGGCAATCAAAAAAACACCATTTTAATGGTGGGCTATTGCGAGCCGAATTCACTAGGTGGCCGTTTGCTGTATGGTGATCATGAGGTGCATATTTTTGGTGAAGTATATGAAGTTAAAGCCGAAGTGCGCTCCATAAAATCAATGAGCGCCCATGGCGATTATGAAGATTTGCTCCATTTCCTCAATTGCCAGGATCCTGCAAAAGTGAAGCAGCTCTTTTTAGTACATGGCGAATACGAGGTGCAGCAGCATTTCAGTAAAACGCTGAATGAAAATGGCTTTATGCATGTAGAGATACCCTACCAGCATCAGCGTATTGAGCTGAATTAA
- a CDS encoding THUMP domain-containing class I SAM-dependent RNA methyltransferase: MQVFHTESKIIITCNKRLSPYLQQEVEALGFTPDRVFQTGIELTGTVDDCIALNLNLRCASQVLYLLKSFKADDPKELYDNLVEIEWEKLIDFSGYFSVTSNVNNEHILTPLFANVKVKDAIADRIKSIKGLRPNSGADGNKTVVHLYWQDDKAEIFLDTSGETLAKHSYRKIPGKAPMLEALAASTIIATNWDRNSTFINPMCGSGTLAIEAALLATDKHPGLFRMNYGFMHIMGYDEQVFFVERRKLKDKAKKDITFKIIATDISEDAVDIAQKNAKTAGVEHLIDFSVCDFADTPVPAEPGIVMFNPEYGERLGVHTKLEITYKRVGDFLKQKCLGYRGYVFTGNPDLAKKIGLKAARRIEFYNGKLDCRLFEYELYEGTKRAPIE; this comes from the coding sequence ATGCAAGTTTTCCACACCGAAAGTAAAATAATCATAACCTGTAACAAAAGGCTATCCCCTTATCTTCAACAAGAAGTTGAGGCATTGGGATTTACGCCCGACCGCGTTTTTCAAACCGGCATAGAGCTTACAGGTACCGTTGACGATTGTATCGCCCTAAATCTTAACCTGCGCTGTGCCAGCCAGGTACTTTATTTATTAAAGAGCTTTAAGGCGGACGATCCCAAAGAACTATATGACAACCTGGTTGAGATTGAATGGGAAAAATTGATCGATTTTTCGGGCTATTTTTCTGTTACCTCAAATGTTAACAACGAGCATATCCTTACACCGCTTTTTGCTAATGTTAAAGTAAAGGATGCTATTGCCGACCGGATCAAATCCATAAAAGGATTACGCCCAAACTCAGGCGCCGACGGCAACAAAACCGTTGTACACCTGTACTGGCAGGATGATAAGGCCGAAATATTCCTGGATACATCGGGCGAAACGCTTGCTAAGCACAGCTATCGTAAGATACCTGGCAAGGCACCAATGCTGGAGGCTTTGGCGGCATCAACCATTATAGCTACCAATTGGGATAGAAACAGCACATTCATCAACCCGATGTGTGGTTCAGGCACGCTGGCTATTGAGGCTGCTTTACTGGCAACTGATAAACACCCGGGGCTCTTCCGCATGAATTATGGTTTTATGCACATAATGGGTTATGATGAGCAGGTGTTTTTTGTTGAGCGCCGTAAATTAAAGGATAAGGCTAAAAAGGATATTACGTTTAAGATCATCGCTACTGATATATCTGAAGACGCTGTTGACATCGCCCAAAAGAATGCAAAAACCGCGGGTGTAGAACATTTAATCGATTTTAGCGTTTGTGATTTTGCGGACACGCCTGTACCGGCTGAGCCCGGCATAGTAATGTTTAACCCAGAATATGGTGAGCGCCTGGGCGTCCATACAAAACTGGAGATAACTTACAAGCGTGTAGGCGACTTTTTAAAGCAGAAATGCCTGGGATACCGTGGCTATGTGTTTACCGGCAACCCTGATCTGGCTAAAAAGATAGGTTTGAAAGCCGCACGCAGGATAGAGTTTTATAATGGCAAGCTGGATTGCCGTTTATTTGAATATGAATTGTATGAAGGCACTAAAAGAGCGCCGATAGAATAA
- the parS gene encoding type II RES/Xre toxin-antitoxin system antitoxin, protein MEKFLYLSIKKEIMVAKQKSTSAKVKKNAPYVVEHAANLLAEPEVFYSYRPAYIDDISLLTRSKKGLNAKAALDFLSLSGFTQDEFQETFKTTVKTIQNHVTRELTLDAALSEKLLKSFALFDKGVEIFGTANAFHQWLNTPSYGLGKQLPFDLMDTITGIQLITEELTRIEFGDLA, encoded by the coding sequence ATGGAAAAATTTCTATATTTGAGTATTAAAAAGGAAATTATGGTTGCGAAACAAAAAAGCACATCTGCAAAAGTTAAAAAAAATGCTCCTTATGTGGTTGAGCATGCTGCTAACTTATTAGCAGAGCCTGAAGTTTTTTATAGCTACCGGCCGGCATATATTGATGATATCAGCCTCTTAACCCGTTCAAAAAAAGGGTTGAATGCCAAAGCTGCTTTGGATTTTCTTTCGTTATCAGGTTTTACACAGGATGAGTTTCAGGAAACGTTTAAAACAACTGTTAAAACCATACAAAACCACGTTACCCGTGAGCTAACGCTTGATGCTGCTTTAAGTGAAAAACTACTTAAATCATTCGCATTATTTGATAAGGGTGTTGAAATCTTCGGTACAGCCAACGCTTTTCATCAATGGCTTAATACGCCCTCCTATGGCCTTGGCAAGCAATTGCCCTTTGATTTAATGGATACCATAACCGGCATACAATTAATCACTGAGGAGCTTACCCGCATTGAATTCGGCGATCTGGCTTAA
- a CDS encoding bleomycin resistance protein, whose translation MLKSAVPVLASLNEQETISFYTQKLGFTFYSSWEGYLILGRDKIILHLWPCKDPEIPKATGCYINVTDVDKLYAELEPLGVIHPNGKLQEMPWKMKQFSILDNNGNIIHFGEEIND comes from the coding sequence ATGCTCAAATCAGCAGTACCAGTTTTAGCTTCATTAAATGAACAGGAAACCATAAGTTTCTATACCCAAAAATTAGGTTTCACTTTCTACTCCAGCTGGGAGGGGTATTTGATATTAGGGCGCGACAAAATTATCCTGCATTTATGGCCCTGTAAGGACCCGGAGATCCCTAAAGCTACCGGCTGTTATATTAATGTAACCGATGTTGATAAACTGTATGCCGAACTTGAGCCGCTTGGTGTAATTCACCCAAATGGCAAACTACAGGAAATGCCCTGGAAAATGAAACAGTTCAGCATACTGGATAATAATGGTAACATCATCCACTTTGGCGAAGAGATAAACGATTAG
- a CDS encoding RES family NAD+ phosphorylase yields the protein MLVYRIALAKYAGKLIASGRAARWNPNEVEMIYTASSRSLACLENVVHRNQVGLSQLFSILTIECPDHIKIKTISLDDLPKNWTDFDQMTITQSIGERWIRENESAILQVPSSIVNEEVNYLINPNHQDFASIRLIKAQPFVFDDRIKN from the coding sequence ATGTTAGTATACAGGATAGCACTTGCTAAATATGCAGGCAAACTAATTGCCTCGGGCAGGGCCGCGCGCTGGAATCCTAACGAGGTGGAGATGATCTATACCGCTTCATCGCGCTCATTGGCTTGTCTTGAAAATGTTGTACACCGCAACCAGGTAGGGCTTAGCCAACTGTTCAGCATCCTAACCATTGAATGCCCCGATCATATCAAAATAAAAACCATCTCCCTTGACGACCTCCCCAAAAACTGGACAGACTTTGACCAAATGACCATAACCCAAAGCATTGGCGAAAGATGGATCAGGGAAAATGAGTCGGCCATACTACAGGTACCATCATCCATAGTAAACGAGGAGGTTAATTATTTGATCAACCCAAATCATCAGGATTTTGCATCTATCAGGCTGATAAAAGCACAGCCTTTTGTATTTGATGACAGGATAAAGAATTAA
- a CDS encoding sensor histidine kinase: MKKRSIGIIIGLMSFALIGVIAMQLYFLWQSYDMQSKLFDRSVSEALSNVVAKVDKQDAINFLNEKAQNHIQAQLSYTASKRAAGNTENPNFPLYKKSRKHLTNRERRIALLRDSLRRMMANNELEGLIQNGSIKFQLRIDEYTDEFGEVHGRIAPVILRSDKITTSINEKKPQKLHKYDTLLVRYTDPQFGNQVISVPQINPLWQQDHDRKQREKQFRLVQKMLETDSLQNLNNGHTQTAVIANLAEEYQNLGQPLRRRINAIWIDSLLRYELHNQGINLPFSVEILTANNDSLIFSKAMDTTGAKPVFTAADTYQTSIFSKDVIRDPGKIKLAFPQKNSLILTKMTANMATTGGLLFVLIFCFGYTIFSIIRQKKVSEMKTDFINNMTHEFKTPVSTIMIASEALKDHEIVADASRVSRLANIIYEENARLGSHIERVLNVARIEKNDFKLDKKPLDVNEMISIVIDSMQLKLQKHNVILSMNLDAINAIVLADELHFSNLIYNLIDNAIKYSTGTPEITISTANKTDQIVIKVADKGIGMSRDQQTKIFEQFYRIPTGNLHDVKGFGLGLSYVNTIVKRLNGVISVRSEKDKGSDFELKFPLA; the protein is encoded by the coding sequence ATGAAAAAGCGAAGTATCGGTATAATCATCGGGCTAATGAGTTTTGCCTTAATAGGAGTAATTGCTATGCAGTTATACTTCCTGTGGCAATCTTATGATATGCAGTCGAAACTTTTCGACCGCTCGGTTAGTGAGGCGCTTAGTAATGTGGTGGCCAAGGTTGATAAACAGGATGCTATTAACTTTTTGAATGAGAAGGCACAAAACCATATCCAGGCACAATTGAGTTACACTGCATCAAAAAGAGCAGCCGGTAATACTGAGAATCCCAATTTTCCGCTTTATAAAAAATCAAGAAAACACTTAACAAACCGCGAACGCCGGATAGCCTTATTGCGCGATAGCCTTAGGCGCATGATGGCTAATAATGAGCTGGAAGGGCTTATACAAAACGGCTCTATAAAATTCCAGTTACGTATTGATGAATATACTGATGAGTTTGGAGAGGTGCACGGCCGTATTGCGCCGGTAATACTGCGCAGCGATAAGATAACCACATCAATAAACGAAAAAAAGCCGCAAAAGCTGCATAAATATGATACCCTGCTTGTTAGATATACCGACCCGCAGTTTGGCAACCAGGTAATATCGGTACCGCAAATAAACCCTTTATGGCAGCAGGATCATGACCGCAAGCAAAGGGAAAAACAGTTCAGGCTGGTGCAAAAGATGCTGGAAACAGATTCATTACAAAACCTTAACAACGGCCACACACAAACAGCGGTAATTGCTAATCTGGCAGAGGAATATCAAAATTTAGGTCAGCCATTACGCCGTCGTATCAATGCCATCTGGATCGATTCATTACTGCGTTATGAGCTGCATAATCAAGGTATTAACCTGCCTTTCAGCGTAGAGATATTAACAGCAAATAACGACTCGCTCATATTTTCAAAAGCGATGGATACTACCGGGGCGAAACCGGTGTTTACGGCTGCAGATACCTATCAAACATCCATATTCAGCAAGGATGTGATCCGTGACCCTGGTAAGATCAAGCTGGCGTTTCCTCAGAAAAATTCCTTAATATTAACCAAGATGACGGCCAATATGGCAACAACCGGAGGTTTGCTTTTTGTGCTGATATTTTGCTTTGGTTATACCATATTCTCCATCATCAGGCAAAAGAAAGTATCTGAGATGAAAACTGATTTCATCAATAACATGACCCACGAGTTTAAAACGCCTGTATCAACCATAATGATAGCCAGCGAGGCTTTAAAGGATCATGAAATAGTGGCGGATGCAAGCCGTGTATCAAGGCTGGCTAATATCATTTATGAAGAAAACGCCCGCTTGGGTAGCCATATTGAACGTGTGCTGAACGTAGCCCGGATTGAGAAGAACGATTTTAAACTGGATAAAAAACCATTGGATGTAAATGAGATGATCTCGATTGTGATTGATAGCATGCAGCTTAAACTGCAGAAACACAATGTGATATTATCAATGAACCTGGATGCCATAAACGCTATAGTTTTGGCTGATGAGCTTCACTTCTCCAACCTGATATATAATCTTATAGATAACGCCATAAAATACAGCACAGGTACGCCTGAAATTACCATCAGCACCGCTAATAAAACCGATCAGATCGTCATTAAAGTGGCTGATAAGGGTATAGGTATGAGCCGTGATCAGCAAACAAAAATATTTGAGCAATTCTACCGCATACCTACCGGTAATTTACATGATGTTAAAGGCTTTGGCCTGGGATTAAGCTATGTAAATACGATAGTAAAAAGACTAAATGGCGTTATCAGCGTAAGATCTGAAAAAGATAAAGGCTCGGATTTTGAATTGAAATTTCCGTTAGCATAA
- a CDS encoding DUF3127 domain-containing protein: MEIKGKVHEVAPTVQVTESLKKRELILEYIENPQYPEYLKFEAIQDRCNLLDSVKVGDDVEVFFNLKGRPWTDKAGKKSYFNSMQLWKVNVLAGANSAAAPAYAPPADISSAPEDDDLPF, from the coding sequence ATGGAAATTAAAGGTAAGGTACATGAAGTGGCTCCAACCGTACAGGTTACTGAATCACTTAAGAAGAGAGAACTGATACTTGAATATATTGAAAACCCTCAATATCCCGAATATTTAAAGTTCGAGGCGATACAGGATCGTTGCAATTTGTTGGATAGTGTTAAGGTAGGCGATGATGTTGAAGTGTTCTTCAACCTTAAAGGCCGCCCATGGACCGATAAGGCCGGGAAAAAGAGCTATTTTAACTCTATGCAATTATGGAAAGTGAACGTATTGGCAGGCGCTAACAGCGCAGCTGCACCAGCATATGCACCTCCTGCTGATATCAGCTCAGCACCTGAGGATGATGATTTGCCGTTTTAA
- a CDS encoding BlaI/MecI/CopY family transcriptional regulator, with product MEIKELTRAEEQLMQVLWQLQKGFVKDVMEQLPEPKPAYNTVSTIIRILETKGFVGHTAFGKSHEYHPLISKEEYQNFATDKLMNGYFDNSVKHMFSYFVKKEKIDLKEADEIMKLIEKLKNQ from the coding sequence ATGGAAATTAAAGAATTAACACGAGCGGAAGAACAACTGATGCAGGTATTATGGCAACTGCAAAAGGGCTTTGTAAAAGATGTTATGGAGCAATTACCCGAGCCCAAGCCGGCTTACAACACGGTATCAACCATCATCAGGATATTGGAGACCAAGGGCTTTGTTGGTCACACGGCCTTTGGTAAAAGCCATGAATACCATCCGCTTATCAGCAAGGAGGAATACCAGAATTTCGCTACCGATAAGTTGATGAACGGCTACTTTGATAATTCGGTTAAGCACATGTTCTCCTACTTTGTAAAAAAGGAGAAAATCGACCTGAAAGAAGCCGATGAGATAATGAAACTAATTGAAAAACTTAAAAATCAATAA
- a CDS encoding response regulator transcription factor: MKKILLVEDDPNLGLLLQDYLQLKGKFDVVLCKDGEEGLRAFTKQTYDLLILDVMMPKKDGFTLGKEIRKINSYVPIIFATAKGMIEDKMQAFNLGGDDYITKPFRIEELLLRINALLKRTENSDKKEEEKQSHFKIGRYEFDYTNQIITIGDGHQKLSTKEAELLRLLCLRKNEVLTREEALLNIWHDDNYFNGRSMDVFLSKIRKYLKDDPNVEIINVHGRGYKLLIN, from the coding sequence ATGAAAAAAATATTACTGGTTGAAGATGATCCGAACCTTGGTTTACTGCTACAGGATTACCTGCAGCTAAAAGGGAAATTCGATGTTGTTTTATGCAAGGATGGCGAAGAAGGATTGCGCGCTTTTACCAAACAAACCTATGACCTGCTCATACTTGATGTAATGATGCCCAAAAAGGATGGCTTTACACTGGGAAAGGAAATAAGAAAGATAAACAGCTACGTGCCTATAATTTTCGCTACGGCTAAGGGGATGATAGAGGACAAGATGCAGGCGTTTAATTTAGGCGGTGATGATTATATAACCAAGCCTTTCAGGATTGAAGAATTATTGCTGCGGATAAATGCCTTGTTGAAACGCACTGAAAATTCGGATAAAAAAGAAGAGGAAAAACAGTCGCACTTTAAAATAGGGCGTTACGAGTTTGATTATACCAACCAGATCATAACTATCGGCGATGGCCATCAAAAGCTCTCCACAAAAGAAGCTGAGCTTTTGCGCCTGCTGTGCCTGCGTAAAAACGAGGTGCTAACCCGGGAAGAGGCCTTGCTGAATATATGGCACGATGATAACTACTTTAATGGCCGCAGTATGGATGTGTTTTTAAGTAAAATACGCAAGTATCTTAAAGACGACCCTAATGTGGAGATCATTAATGTACACGGGCGCGGTTATAAGCTGCTGATAAACTAA